The following are encoded in a window of Rubritalea squalenifaciens DSM 18772 genomic DNA:
- the gap gene encoding type I glyceraldehyde-3-phosphate dehydrogenase, with protein sequence MATYAINGFGRIGRNVLRALIEKGELEKVVAINDLTDNHTLAHLLKYDSSQGKLDAEVSYDDENLIVNGHKIKATAERDPEQLPWKELGVDVVLESTGFFASQEGGQKHLNAGAKKVLISAPAKNPDLTMCIGINDGDYDASKHHIVSNASCTTNCLAPLVKVLNDKFGVVRGIMATIHSYTNDQRILDLPHSDLRRSRAAALNIIPTSTGAAKAIGEVIPEMKGKLNGNSYRVPTPTGSITDFVAELKSEVTVEEVNAAFKEAAEGPMKGVLEYTEEPIVLQDIVSNPHSSIFDAGCTYAIEGNMIKVASWYDNEWGYSNRAAEGLAMLGASL encoded by the coding sequence ATGGCTACCTACGCTATCAACGGTTTCGGACGCATCGGACGTAACGTTCTGCGCGCGCTCATCGAAAAAGGCGAACTCGAAAAAGTCGTTGCTATCAACGACCTTACAGACAACCACACTCTTGCTCACCTTCTGAAGTACGACTCTTCTCAGGGTAAGCTTGACGCTGAAGTTTCCTACGATGACGAAAACCTCATCGTAAACGGCCACAAGATCAAAGCGACTGCTGAGCGTGACCCTGAGCAACTTCCATGGAAAGAGCTCGGCGTAGACGTAGTTCTCGAGTCCACAGGTTTCTTCGCTTCCCAGGAGGGTGGCCAGAAGCACCTCAACGCTGGCGCCAAGAAGGTCCTCATCTCCGCTCCTGCGAAGAACCCAGACCTCACCATGTGCATCGGCATCAACGACGGTGACTACGACGCTTCCAAGCACCACATCGTATCCAACGCTTCCTGCACCACGAACTGCCTGGCTCCACTTGTAAAAGTTCTCAACGACAAGTTCGGCGTAGTACGTGGCATCATGGCGACTATCCACTCTTACACCAACGACCAGCGCATCCTTGACCTTCCACACAGCGACCTTCGTCGTTCCCGCGCTGCCGCTCTTAACATCATCCCTACTTCCACAGGTGCTGCCAAGGCCATCGGTGAAGTCATCCCAGAGATGAAGGGCAAGCTCAACGGTAACTCCTACCGCGTACCTACTCCTACCGGTTCCATCACAGACTTCGTTGCTGAACTGAAGTCCGAAGTGACTGTTGAGGAAGTAAACGCCGCATTCAAGGAAGCTGCTGAAGGCCCAATGAAAGGTGTGCTCGAGTACACAGAAGAGCCGATCGTTCTTCAGGACATCGTTTCCAACCCACACTCCTCCATCTTCGACGCTGGCTGCACCTACGCCATCGAAGGCAACATGATCAAGGTTGCTTCTTGGTACGACAACGAGTGGGGTTACTCCAACCGTGCAGCTGAAGGTCTCGCCATGCTTGGCGCTTCCCTCTAA
- a CDS encoding CHAP domain-containing protein, with translation MRKGIVSLVSVSALALCAVFVGYRLWDAGKGEVVKKESDEWPDTGVQVGEFEGVVIYSNGPEVYKSHGKYYSEDGYYYGHQWQCVEFVKRYYYEAKRHRMPNVWGHAKSYFQEGLDHGALNEGRGMLQYHNGGDVVPSPGDLLVWNEGPYGHVAVVSKVNGDSVEVAQQNIKGKPYEILSMTRHGKGIRVGGEQGPAGWLRLP, from the coding sequence ATGAGGAAAGGAATAGTATCTCTTGTAAGTGTCTCAGCTCTAGCGCTGTGTGCTGTCTTTGTTGGGTATCGATTGTGGGATGCGGGTAAGGGCGAGGTGGTCAAGAAGGAGTCTGATGAGTGGCCGGATACAGGAGTGCAAGTGGGCGAATTTGAGGGAGTTGTCATTTATTCCAATGGTCCGGAAGTCTATAAAAGCCACGGCAAGTATTACTCAGAAGACGGATATTATTACGGACATCAGTGGCAATGTGTAGAGTTTGTGAAACGATACTACTACGAGGCCAAGCGACACCGGATGCCCAATGTGTGGGGCCACGCGAAATCATATTTCCAAGAGGGGCTGGATCACGGGGCGCTCAATGAGGGGAGAGGGATGCTACAGTATCATAATGGCGGCGATGTTGTGCCTAGTCCGGGAGATCTGCTGGTATGGAACGAAGGACCTTATGGTCATGTCGCTGTGGTGAGCAAGGTGAATGGTGATTCCGTCGAGGTAGCCCAGCAGAACATCAAAGGAAAGCCGTATGAGATACTGTCCATGACGCGGCATGGGAAAGGCATCCGGGTGGGTGGCGAGCAGGGGCCAGCGGGCTGGTTGCGGTTGCCCTAA
- a CDS encoding MBL fold metallo-hydrolase produces MAVLGSGSGGNATILESGNTRILIDAGLSAKQIVLRLEMLGVDPDSLTGLVLTHEHSDHARGVDVFLRKRRIPLFANAMTKEALEWNLKSDIEWKVFQTGQGFQLGGLHVHPFPIPHDAAEPVGFVVEQGGTRFGLVTDVGYITQAMRSHLKGSHAIFVESNYDEDMLEADTKRPWSTKQRIASRHGHLSNTQAGELLADVGCGLLQGVVLGHLSGDCNCPDLATKTVQGLLDHGGLDHVKVLCAQQDAPTEWLEFGTESKPGVALDGDLIQTELF; encoded by the coding sequence ATGGCAGTACTGGGAAGCGGAAGCGGCGGAAATGCAACAATCCTGGAGTCTGGAAATACCAGAATTCTGATTGATGCAGGATTAAGTGCCAAGCAGATCGTTCTGCGGCTCGAAATGCTGGGGGTGGATCCAGACAGTCTCACAGGTCTAGTGCTGACTCATGAGCATAGTGACCATGCCAGAGGGGTGGACGTTTTTCTGCGTAAACGCCGTATTCCCTTGTTTGCCAATGCCATGACTAAGGAGGCATTGGAGTGGAATTTAAAAAGTGACATCGAATGGAAGGTGTTCCAGACGGGGCAGGGCTTTCAACTGGGCGGTCTCCATGTGCATCCATTCCCTATTCCGCATGATGCCGCGGAGCCTGTGGGATTTGTCGTTGAGCAAGGGGGGACCCGCTTTGGGTTGGTGACTGACGTCGGTTATATCACGCAAGCGATGCGATCACATTTGAAAGGATCTCATGCCATTTTTGTGGAGTCCAACTACGACGAGGACATGCTGGAGGCTGATACCAAGCGCCCATGGTCGACGAAACAGCGCATCGCTTCAAGGCATGGTCACCTGTCCAACACCCAGGCTGGCGAGTTACTCGCTGATGTTGGCTGCGGTCTTTTACAAGGGGTTGTTCTCGGTCATCTGAGTGGTGACTGTAATTGCCCTGATCTTGCGACGAAAACGGTGCAAGGCTTGTTGGACCATGGCGGGCTGGACCACGTAAAGGTGCTCTGTGCCCAGCAAGATGCTCCGACCGAGTGGCTTGAGTTCGGGACAGAGTCTAAGCCTGGAGTGGCCTTGGACGGTGACTTGATCCAAACAGAGCTGTTTTAG
- a CDS encoding proprotein convertase P-domain-containing protein yields the protein MKIKPTHVTLLLAGSLSVSLFTLHSQIESQDAASKDSKDTKASKVSDSASASFQSPEARKAKAKEALLSRLGQQATKDPLNVGNTLERIDSAPILALRSLPKAAKAEFKLGDLDVKGSVMLNTPEDEHGNWLFIVSLDDMDGATLKLWNDERYGMGGSIANPQGSVAYQIQGTHDSLEYEVKNVAITDLICGTAPEIGLPGTHAVPAAEEDTSAPAAPDAEPTNSSTLSLQSLPGSQHTLYLDFDGEVVNAAWWNNGNTINASASRFNNDHDIQQIWKTVKEDYLPFNINVTTDRSVYDATSSSNRMMVVFTDTYQWYKSVAGVAYRNSFGSSYAKVCWVFTHSGDPLHRANTASHESGHTMGLQHDGSSSTSYYTGHAGTTAETSWRPIMGTQTRAMVTWDNGSYANANNTEDDLAKIASVVGLRPNNASSIAALTVDSDMNIATEGSILMGSNNRPETSDIYSFSCGAGTVNINLHNYPLGTEPSNNKFRSDLDLKLEVLDSSGNVVLSDMGVDKRDASVSGQLAEGSYKLRVTTTEVSGSLGYPTYGQMGEYSITGNLPTEPFTLSPMQLANEVSFEGSATSQNITLTHKDSSNMAVNVTSSAAWVSATPDSFTSTSGSTTNITVNYDAAGLSVGTHNATLTVTVGSNAPVSIPVSFEVTPLGNYDGILISGGKATTADVYPSSFDMPAATGAIKSVSVLLDGVSHTNPKDLQVLLVSPSGKKVMLLDGNGGSTAISNAKMTFNAQGQTLPGTLSNGTYLPSGPDGGTTNLPSPAPAGTYSGDITSFNGDSPSGNWQLYVNDIAAKNGGSIDGWAITVETEYETLIATSYTQIDGSTSSISFRSTPGLSYTIESSLDMSNWNSETQLTATKNQTTVTVSTSESTRRFFRVRENS from the coding sequence ATGAAAATCAAACCAACACACGTCACACTGCTACTAGCTGGCTCACTTTCAGTCAGCCTCTTCACACTCCACTCTCAGATTGAGAGTCAGGATGCAGCAAGCAAGGATTCCAAGGACACCAAAGCTTCCAAAGTTTCCGATTCAGCAAGCGCATCCTTTCAATCTCCTGAAGCCAGAAAGGCTAAGGCCAAAGAAGCACTCCTGTCCCGTCTTGGGCAGCAGGCCACCAAAGACCCTTTGAACGTAGGCAATACACTTGAGCGTATCGACTCGGCTCCTATCCTAGCCCTTAGAAGCCTCCCGAAGGCTGCCAAAGCTGAATTCAAACTCGGCGACCTGGATGTCAAAGGTTCGGTCATGCTAAATACGCCGGAAGATGAACACGGCAACTGGCTCTTCATTGTCAGCCTGGACGATATGGACGGCGCAACTCTCAAACTCTGGAATGACGAGCGCTATGGCATGGGCGGCTCCATCGCCAACCCACAAGGTTCAGTCGCCTACCAGATCCAAGGCACCCACGACAGCCTTGAATATGAAGTTAAAAACGTCGCCATTACCGATCTCATCTGCGGCACGGCTCCAGAAATCGGCCTTCCCGGTACTCATGCGGTTCCTGCAGCCGAAGAAGACACCTCAGCGCCAGCAGCTCCCGATGCCGAGCCTACAAATAGCTCCACCCTCTCACTTCAGAGTCTTCCTGGCAGCCAGCACACTCTCTATCTCGATTTCGACGGTGAAGTGGTAAACGCCGCCTGGTGGAACAACGGCAACACAATCAATGCTTCTGCTTCACGCTTCAACAACGACCACGACATCCAGCAGATCTGGAAAACCGTCAAGGAGGACTACCTCCCCTTCAATATCAACGTGACGACTGACCGCTCCGTCTACGATGCCACATCTAGCTCAAACCGCATGATGGTCGTCTTCACGGACACCTACCAGTGGTACAAGAGCGTGGCCGGCGTTGCCTATCGTAATTCATTCGGTTCTTCTTACGCCAAGGTTTGCTGGGTATTCACCCATTCTGGGGATCCCCTCCACCGCGCAAACACTGCCAGCCATGAGTCTGGTCACACCATGGGCCTCCAGCATGACGGCTCCTCATCCACCTCTTACTACACAGGTCACGCAGGCACTACTGCCGAGACATCATGGCGCCCGATCATGGGTACACAGACTCGCGCCATGGTGACTTGGGATAATGGTTCCTATGCCAATGCCAACAACACTGAAGACGACCTTGCCAAGATTGCTTCCGTAGTAGGCCTTCGCCCAAACAATGCCTCGAGCATCGCGGCCCTGACTGTCGACTCAGACATGAACATCGCTACCGAAGGTTCCATTCTCATGGGCAGCAACAACCGACCGGAAACTTCTGACATCTACTCTTTCTCTTGTGGTGCCGGCACTGTGAACATCAATCTGCACAACTACCCACTGGGTACAGAGCCATCCAACAACAAGTTCCGTTCAGACCTTGACCTCAAACTCGAGGTACTTGACTCCAGCGGCAACGTTGTCCTCAGTGACATGGGCGTTGACAAGCGTGACGCTTCCGTGTCCGGCCAGCTCGCCGAGGGTAGCTACAAGCTCCGCGTTACCACGACCGAAGTGTCTGGCTCACTGGGCTACCCGACTTATGGTCAGATGGGCGAATACTCCATCACTGGTAATCTTCCAACCGAGCCATTCACCCTCTCTCCGATGCAACTGGCGAATGAAGTTTCCTTCGAGGGAAGCGCTACTTCACAGAACATCACTCTCACTCACAAGGATTCATCCAACATGGCTGTCAATGTGACCAGCTCTGCTGCATGGGTCAGTGCGACACCTGACAGCTTCACCAGCACCTCCGGCTCTACTACCAACATCACCGTGAACTACGATGCTGCCGGACTCTCCGTCGGCACACACAATGCCACCCTGACGGTAACCGTCGGCTCCAATGCCCCCGTCAGCATCCCTGTCAGCTTCGAGGTCACTCCTCTCGGCAACTACGACGGCATCCTCATCTCCGGAGGCAAGGCGACTACCGCTGACGTCTATCCATCCAGCTTTGACATGCCAGCGGCCACCGGTGCTATCAAGAGCGTCAGCGTACTCTTGGACGGTGTCAGCCACACCAACCCGAAGGACCTTCAGGTTCTCCTCGTATCTCCATCCGGCAAGAAAGTCATGCTTCTGGACGGAAACGGCGGCAGCACTGCGATCAGTAACGCAAAAATGACTTTCAACGCCCAAGGACAAACACTACCAGGCACCCTCAGCAATGGCACCTATCTGCCATCGGGCCCAGACGGAGGCACTACCAACCTGCCTTCCCCTGCACCAGCTGGTACTTACTCTGGAGACATCACCAGCTTCAATGGCGATTCCCCATCAGGTAACTGGCAGCTCTATGTCAACGACATCGCAGCCAAGAATGGAGGATCTATCGATGGCTGGGCCATCACGGTCGAGACCGAGTACGAAACACTCATCGCCACCAGCTACACCCAGATCGATGGCTCTACCAGCTCCATCTCGTTCAGATCTACACCAGGACTGAGCTACACCATCGAGTCCAGCCTCGACATGAGCAACTGGAACTCTGAGACCCAGCTCACTGCCACAAAGAATCAAACCACCGTTACGGTGAGCACCTCGGAATCAACACGCCGTTTCTTCCGAGTGCGTGAAAACTCGTAG
- a CDS encoding phosphoglycerate kinase, whose translation MKLQLSDLDVQGKEVLMRVDFNVPLNDELKITDETRIQGALPTIKHLIEKGAKLVLCSHLGRPKGEPQEKYSLRPVAFRLSELLGTPVAFADDTIGEHAQTLRASLEAGHIVVLENTRFDNRETDNDPEFAKALAGNAEIFVNDAFGTAHRAHASTEGVTHYVSQSAMGFLIEKELEFLQGKLENPEKPFVAIMGGAKVSDKIQVIKAMMGKADTFIIGGAMAYTFRKAQGYKIGKSLVENDYLDLANEILAEAEAKGIKFHLPADTRITQEFSPTAETKVTAPYSDGGEIPDDWEGIDIGDQAITDFAEVVAGAKTILWNGPMGVFEMDNFAAGTKALTEAVAKSPALSIVGGGDSVTAVNKFGNPADFDFISTGGGASLELLEGKTLPGVAALTDK comes from the coding sequence ATGAAACTGCAACTGTCCGACCTCGACGTCCAAGGCAAGGAAGTCCTCATGCGAGTCGACTTCAACGTCCCGCTCAACGACGAACTTAAGATCACTGACGAGACCCGTATCCAAGGTGCACTCCCAACTATCAAGCACCTCATCGAAAAAGGCGCCAAGCTCGTACTCTGCTCCCACCTCGGCCGCCCCAAGGGCGAGCCTCAGGAGAAGTACTCCCTGCGCCCTGTCGCCTTCCGTCTTTCTGAACTTCTCGGCACCCCAGTCGCTTTCGCAGACGACACTATCGGTGAACACGCCCAGACCCTCCGTGCATCTCTGGAGGCAGGCCACATCGTCGTGCTTGAAAACACACGCTTCGACAACCGCGAAACCGACAACGACCCAGAATTCGCCAAGGCTCTCGCCGGTAATGCTGAGATTTTTGTGAACGATGCCTTTGGTACCGCTCACCGCGCCCACGCCTCTACAGAAGGTGTCACTCACTATGTTTCCCAGTCCGCCATGGGCTTCCTGATCGAGAAGGAACTGGAATTCCTCCAGGGTAAACTGGAGAATCCAGAGAAGCCATTCGTCGCCATTATGGGAGGCGCCAAGGTTTCCGACAAGATCCAGGTCATCAAGGCTATGATGGGCAAGGCAGACACCTTCATCATCGGTGGCGCCATGGCTTACACCTTCCGTAAGGCTCAGGGCTACAAGATCGGCAAATCTCTCGTAGAAAACGACTACCTCGACCTCGCCAACGAGATCCTCGCTGAAGCTGAGGCCAAAGGTATCAAGTTCCACCTTCCTGCTGACACCCGCATCACCCAGGAGTTCAGCCCTACCGCTGAGACCAAGGTAACCGCTCCATACTCTGACGGCGGCGAAATCCCAGACGACTGGGAAGGTATCGACATCGGTGACCAAGCCATCACAGACTTCGCTGAAGTGGTTGCTGGCGCCAAGACCATCCTCTGGAACGGCCCGATGGGCGTGTTCGAAATGGACAACTTTGCCGCAGGCACCAAGGCCCTCACTGAGGCGGTAGCCAAGTCTCCTGCCCTCTCCATCGTGGGTGGCGGTGACTCCGTGACAGCCGTGAACAAGTTCGGCAACCCTGCTGACTTCGACTTCATTTCCACTGGTGGTGGTGCTTCCCTTGAGCTTCTCGAAGGCAAGACCCTCCCAGGTGTAGCAGCCCTCACCGACAAGTAA
- the tpiA gene encoding triose-phosphate isomerase translates to MNKGPQETSDFLNAFIPKLDGFTGSADIVIAPPFISIPTAVGTLGGHSSVAVSAQNVSDKDNGAFTGEVSTDMLKELHVEYVILGHSERRSIYDETDAIINAKVKKTIAAGLKPIFCIGETLEEREGGKLESVLRTQITEGLKDVSDADLANVVIAYEPVWAIGTGVTATAEQAQDTHKFVRSVIADLYNTTAAEAIRIQYGGSVKPANAAELLGQPDIDGALVGGAALDPDSFFGILENSAQ, encoded by the coding sequence ATGAACAAAGGCCCACAGGAAACTTCTGATTTCCTCAACGCCTTTATCCCGAAGCTCGACGGCTTCACTGGTAGCGCAGACATCGTCATCGCGCCTCCATTCATCTCCATTCCTACCGCAGTAGGTACACTTGGCGGCCACTCCAGCGTCGCAGTCTCTGCCCAGAATGTATCTGACAAGGACAACGGCGCTTTCACTGGCGAAGTTTCCACAGACATGCTCAAGGAACTTCACGTCGAGTACGTGATCCTCGGTCACTCCGAGCGCCGCTCCATCTACGATGAGACTGACGCCATCATCAACGCCAAGGTCAAGAAGACCATCGCAGCTGGCCTCAAGCCGATCTTCTGTATCGGTGAAACTCTCGAAGAGCGCGAAGGCGGCAAGCTTGAGTCCGTCCTCCGCACCCAGATCACAGAGGGTCTCAAGGACGTTTCCGACGCAGACCTCGCTAATGTTGTAATCGCCTACGAGCCAGTATGGGCAATCGGTACAGGTGTAACAGCCACTGCTGAGCAGGCTCAGGACACTCACAAGTTCGTTCGCTCCGTCATCGCGGACCTCTACAATACCACTGCTGCTGAAGCGATCCGCATCCAGTACGGTGGATCCGTAAAGCCTGCGAACGCTGCAGAGCTTCTCGGCCAGCCAGACATCGACGGCGCACTCGTCGGCGGTGCGGCCCTCGATCCTGATTCATTCTTCGGAATCCTGGAGAACTCCGCACAGTAG
- a CDS encoding 3'-5' exoribonuclease YhaM family protein: MDKLTISQLKQEASETPRTASIDVQVQKTVVKTTKSGKPYLEFTLADATDQFTLKIWENLPQFRSAQELPENAFLRLSGDWTQNQYGIDGVRWDLRPMNQSEIDSFLSGDPETRFTQDSDWKEILRLTKSISDPRLRTLCQRFIERHGEQFRRTAAARKNHHARRGGLVEHVAQMMRCACAITSVYSSLNRDLLVAGILFHDCGKLWENTYPETGFTQPYDMEGEMLGHIPLGINLAAQLWSEMMEDDKAKDWDNLYPLSDEVRIHLLHLIASHHGTYEFGSPALPRTPEAIALHHIDNLDAKYEMFKQAYAVAPEIAPGIHEKQFPLPANLVAPLAHFPRTHTLAEGNSEPVVEETKPEQEGILPPKKDEPVAVSEESDASEDEEDDEEIPRAPFNGELLF, from the coding sequence ATGGACAAGCTAACTATCTCCCAACTCAAACAGGAAGCCTCTGAAACCCCACGCACTGCCTCCATCGACGTCCAAGTTCAAAAGACTGTCGTAAAAACCACCAAGTCAGGCAAACCCTACCTAGAGTTCACACTCGCGGATGCAACCGATCAATTTACACTCAAAATCTGGGAGAACCTACCCCAGTTTCGCAGTGCCCAAGAACTGCCTGAGAATGCCTTTCTTCGACTCTCCGGGGACTGGACGCAGAATCAATATGGTATTGATGGTGTTCGCTGGGATTTGCGCCCCATGAACCAGAGCGAGATCGATAGCTTTCTCTCAGGAGATCCTGAAACCCGCTTCACGCAGGATTCGGACTGGAAGGAGATCCTTCGCCTCACCAAGTCCATTTCAGACCCACGTCTTCGCACCCTATGCCAGCGCTTCATTGAGCGCCATGGCGAACAGTTCCGCCGTACTGCGGCTGCCAGGAAGAACCATCACGCGCGCCGTGGCGGACTGGTGGAACATGTGGCTCAGATGATGCGCTGTGCCTGCGCGATCACGTCTGTCTATTCCTCACTGAATAGAGACTTGCTTGTCGCCGGCATACTCTTTCATGACTGCGGTAAACTCTGGGAGAACACCTACCCCGAAACAGGCTTTACCCAGCCCTATGACATGGAGGGCGAAATGCTCGGCCACATTCCACTGGGTATCAATCTAGCAGCTCAGCTCTGGAGTGAAATGATGGAGGACGACAAGGCCAAAGATTGGGACAATCTCTACCCTCTCTCAGATGAAGTACGCATTCACTTGCTACACCTGATTGCCAGCCACCATGGGACCTATGAATTTGGCTCCCCCGCATTGCCACGTACCCCTGAGGCTATCGCCCTACACCACATAGACAACCTCGACGCCAAGTACGAGATGTTCAAACAGGCCTATGCCGTCGCTCCAGAAATTGCGCCTGGCATCCATGAGAAACAATTCCCATTGCCAGCCAACCTCGTGGCACCTCTGGCCCATTTCCCACGCACCCATACCTTAGCGGAAGGGAACAGTGAGCCCGTAGTAGAAGAGACAAAACCAGAGCAAGAAGGCATTCTTCCCCCCAAAAAAGACGAGCCAGTAGCCGTGAGTGAGGAATCTGATGCATCAGAGGATGAAGAGGACGATGAAGAAATCCCTCGCGCCCCCTTCAACGGCGAGCTGCTATTTTAA